From the Rhizobium brockwellii genome, one window contains:
- the accC gene encoding acetyl-CoA carboxylase biotin carboxylase subunit: MPETPEQSATGRFDTVLIANRGEIAARIQRACRELGLKTVAICSEADREAPYGKTADSFLCIGPSTAAKSYLNQDAILLAARLAGAGAIHPGYGFLSENAAFADAVEKAGLIFIGPTTSSIATMGDKISAKRAMMAAGVPCVPGPDTALPDDPATIERIALEIGYPVIIKAAGGGGGRGMRVVPKADLLHEAIALTREEARKAFGSPALYMEKFLEHPRHIEIQVICDDHGNAVWLGHRDCSMQRRHQKVVEEAPAPGIAPDIIQPVGLACVEACLQIGYRGVGTFEFLYEDGAFYFIEMNTRLQVEHPVTEMTSGVDIVQAQIRAAQGHPLDLTQGDVTCEGNSLECRINAEDPETFLPSAGVVTHLALPAGPGIRVDTHIHTGYKVSPYYDSLIAKLIVHAPTRAEAMARMREALAGTEVEGISTNIPFLRALFEDGAFARGETDIHYLEQWLKLRRAA; this comes from the coding sequence ATGCCGGAAACGCCTGAACAGTCTGCGACCGGTCGCTTCGATACCGTTTTGATCGCCAACCGCGGCGAGATCGCAGCCCGGATTCAGCGCGCCTGCCGCGAGCTCGGCCTGAAGACGGTCGCCATCTGCTCCGAGGCAGACAGGGAAGCGCCTTACGGAAAGACCGCAGACAGTTTTCTGTGCATCGGCCCGTCGACTGCCGCCAAGAGCTATCTCAATCAGGATGCCATCCTTCTGGCGGCGCGTCTTGCCGGTGCAGGCGCCATCCATCCGGGTTACGGTTTTCTGTCGGAGAACGCCGCCTTCGCCGACGCCGTCGAAAAGGCGGGGCTGATCTTCATCGGTCCGACCACGTCGTCGATTGCCACCATGGGCGACAAGATTTCGGCAAAGCGGGCGATGATGGCGGCCGGCGTGCCCTGCGTTCCCGGTCCGGACACGGCGCTGCCCGATGACCCCGCCACGATCGAGCGCATAGCGCTGGAGATCGGATATCCCGTCATCATCAAGGCAGCCGGCGGCGGCGGCGGACGCGGCATGCGCGTCGTGCCAAAGGCCGATCTGTTGCATGAAGCAATCGCGCTGACGCGAGAAGAGGCCCGCAAAGCCTTCGGCTCACCCGCGCTCTACATGGAGAAATTCTTAGAGCATCCGCGCCACATCGAGATCCAGGTCATTTGCGACGATCACGGCAATGCCGTGTGGCTCGGACACCGGGATTGCTCGATGCAGCGCCGCCATCAGAAAGTGGTGGAGGAGGCGCCGGCGCCGGGGATCGCACCCGACATCATCCAGCCGGTCGGTCTGGCTTGCGTAGAGGCCTGCCTTCAGATCGGCTACCGGGGCGTCGGAACCTTCGAATTCCTCTATGAGGATGGCGCTTTCTATTTCATCGAGATGAATACGCGACTTCAGGTCGAGCATCCCGTCACCGAGATGACGAGCGGTGTCGATATCGTCCAGGCGCAGATAAGGGCGGCTCAGGGTCACCCTCTGGATCTCACCCAGGGCGATGTGACATGCGAAGGCAATTCCTTGGAATGCCGTATCAACGCCGAGGATCCGGAAACCTTCCTGCCGTCGGCGGGTGTCGTGACCCACCTGGCTTTGCCGGCAGGACCAGGTATCCGCGTCGATACGCATATTCATACCGGCTACAAGGTCTCGCCCTATTACGATTCGCTGATCGCCAAGCTGATCGTCCATGCGCCGACGCGGGCAGAAGCGATGGCAAGAATGCGCGAAGCGCTTGCCGGCACTGAGGTTGAGGGAATTTCCACCAATATCCCCTTCCTGCGCGCCCTGTTCGAGGACGGCGCATTCGCGCGCGGCGAGACGGATATCCATTATCTCGAACAATGGCTGAAACTGCGGAGGGCGGCATGA
- the nac gene encoding nitrogen assimilation transcriptional regulator NAC: protein MRVCKHVSRADQNGTPILMDIRRLKSFIVIVDSGSITRAADLLHIAQPALSQQLAALEEHFGHKLLIRSQQGVSMTDAGHAVYRHAQIILRQMEQAQADASAAGNSLAGRVSVGLVPFSSAATLSVDLLAETRKRHPGILLHLTESVGQTYSQMIMNGRLEMALLHGTGPIKGVRFEPILSEEFFLVAHRDFAIEADAKPVSVNTLDGMPLLLPPAYNFVRRAVDTAFTRTRTNLKVVAEVEIVRTLARAVGNGLGATIMPKAIADRIVSESSEPLICRLVSPRIEETLSLCVSDQNPLSEPALAVRDILLELTARLKS from the coding sequence ATCGTCGACAGCGGCAGCATCACGCGAGCGGCGGACCTTTTGCATATCGCCCAGCCGGCCCTCAGCCAGCAACTTGCGGCACTGGAGGAGCATTTCGGCCACAAGCTGCTGATCCGCAGCCAGCAGGGCGTCAGCATGACCGATGCGGGACATGCGGTGTACCGCCATGCGCAGATTATCCTTCGGCAGATGGAGCAGGCGCAAGCGGATGCCTCGGCAGCTGGTAATTCGCTTGCCGGCCGTGTGTCAGTCGGTCTCGTGCCGTTCAGCAGTGCCGCCACGTTGTCGGTCGACCTCCTGGCGGAGACCCGGAAGCGGCATCCCGGTATTCTGCTGCACCTGACGGAAAGCGTCGGCCAGACCTATAGCCAGATGATCATGAACGGCCGGCTGGAGATGGCGCTTCTCCATGGAACCGGACCGATCAAGGGTGTCCGGTTCGAGCCGATCCTGAGCGAAGAGTTTTTCCTTGTCGCCCATCGGGACTTTGCGATCGAGGCGGATGCGAAACCCGTTTCGGTCAATACTCTCGACGGCATGCCGCTGCTGTTGCCGCCGGCCTATAATTTCGTCCGCCGCGCGGTTGATACCGCCTTCACGCGCACCCGCACGAATTTGAAAGTTGTGGCGGAAGTCGAGATCGTCCGTACCCTCGCTCGCGCGGTGGGCAACGGTCTCGGCGCGACGATCATGCCGAAAGCCATCGCCGACCGCATCGTATCGGAGTCGAGCGAGCCGCTGATCTGCCGGCTCGTCTCGCCGCGGATCGAAGAAACCCTGTCGCTGTGCGTTTCCGACCAGAATCCGCTGTCGGAACCGGCCCTTGCCGTCCGGGACATCCTTCTCGAGCTGACGGCGCGGTTGAAAAGCTAG
- a CDS encoding pyridoxal phosphate-dependent aminotransferase translates to MSVIADRLKNVSISASAAMTQRARELAARGIKVVSLSSGEPDFATPAHAIEAAHAAALAGDTKYPPMDGTPALKSAIIRKFKRDNNLDYDASQIVVSGGGKQVIFNAMLATCNPGDEVVIPTPSWVSYADIVKFAGGVPVAVPCHEQAGFKLRPEDLEAAITPCTKWLFLNFPNNPTGAACSRAEMAAIAEVMLRHPNVWIMTDDIYEHLVYDDFQFCTIAEVEPRLYDRVLTMNGVSKAYAMTGWRLGFCAGPKELISVVSNVNGQNGGGIATLTQAAATAALDGPQDLLKERAAIYKERRDFVLDRLSEVAGLRCHKPEGAFYIYPNISGLIGKTSKGGRKIETDVDFVTALVEEHHVATVQGAAYGMSPFFRISYATSMEKLGEGCARIAQFCRDMR, encoded by the coding sequence ATGTCCGTCATCGCTGACCGCCTGAAAAACGTCTCCATCTCCGCATCCGCCGCCATGACCCAGCGCGCCAGGGAACTGGCCGCCAGAGGCATCAAAGTCGTCAGCCTCTCGTCCGGCGAGCCGGATTTCGCCACTCCGGCGCACGCGATCGAGGCGGCTCATGCGGCAGCACTTGCCGGCGATACGAAATATCCTCCGATGGACGGCACACCGGCGCTGAAGTCCGCCATCATCAGGAAGTTCAAACGGGACAACAATCTCGACTACGATGCCAGCCAGATCGTCGTCTCGGGCGGCGGCAAGCAGGTGATCTTCAATGCCATGCTGGCAACCTGCAATCCGGGCGACGAGGTTGTCATTCCGACACCCTCCTGGGTCAGCTATGCCGATATCGTCAAATTCGCCGGTGGCGTCCCGGTCGCCGTCCCCTGCCACGAGCAGGCTGGCTTCAAGCTGCGTCCGGAAGATCTGGAGGCAGCGATCACGCCGTGCACCAAATGGCTCTTCCTGAATTTCCCGAACAATCCGACCGGCGCCGCCTGCTCCCGGGCGGAGATGGCTGCCATCGCCGAGGTCATGCTGCGACATCCCAATGTCTGGATCATGACCGACGATATCTATGAACACCTGGTCTATGACGACTTCCAGTTCTGCACGATCGCCGAAGTCGAGCCCAGGCTCTATGATCGCGTCCTGACGATGAACGGCGTCTCCAAGGCTTACGCGATGACAGGCTGGCGGCTCGGCTTTTGCGCCGGGCCGAAAGAGCTGATCTCCGTCGTCAGCAACGTCAACGGGCAGAATGGCGGCGGCATCGCGACGCTGACCCAGGCTGCGGCGACCGCTGCGCTGGACGGGCCTCAGGATCTCTTGAAGGAGCGTGCGGCGATCTACAAGGAAAGACGCGACTTCGTCCTCGACAGATTGTCGGAAGTGGCCGGGCTGCGCTGCCATAAGCCTGAAGGCGCCTTCTACATCTATCCCAACATTTCCGGGCTGATCGGCAAGACCAGCAAGGGCGGACGAAAGATCGAGACCGATGTCGATTTCGTCACGGCGCTGGTGGAAGAGCATCATGTCGCGACCGTGCAAGGGGCGGCTTACGGAATGAGCCCCTTTTTCCGTATTTCCTACGCGACCAGCATGGAGAAACTCGGCGAAGGCTGCGCGCGCATAGCTCAATTCTGCAGGGATATGCGCTGA
- the pxpB gene encoding 5-oxoprolinase subunit PxpB has product MIVTTNRHASQREIVPATQSLARVSSIGARSFLLEAPGDFDLVAQRRIWALSQSVKGWPDLEENIPGMTNLLVIFKETPEDPDAMVARLLEAWENARSIDLKGKTIEIPVHYGGEHATDLPALCDLSGLSDREVVRIHHEATYRVFALGSAPGFGYLHGLDPRIYMPRKTVPSLKMPKGCVTIGGMQTGVAMLTGPNGWNSIGFATLEMFDPTSPTPATMAPGDTVRFLPAGIEL; this is encoded by the coding sequence ATGATCGTCACGACGAACAGACATGCATCGCAACGCGAGATTGTTCCAGCCACCCAAAGCCTGGCGCGGGTTTCCTCGATCGGCGCCAGATCCTTCCTTCTCGAGGCGCCAGGCGACTTCGATCTCGTCGCGCAGCGGCGGATCTGGGCTCTGTCCCAGAGCGTGAAAGGCTGGCCGGACCTTGAGGAAAACATTCCGGGCATGACCAATCTGCTGGTGATCTTCAAGGAGACGCCCGAGGATCCCGATGCGATGGTCGCTCGGCTGCTGGAGGCATGGGAGAATGCCCGCAGCATCGATCTCAAGGGCAAGACCATCGAGATCCCCGTCCATTATGGCGGCGAACATGCGACGGATCTTCCAGCCCTTTGCGATCTCTCGGGCTTGAGCGACCGCGAGGTCGTCCGCATCCATCATGAAGCGACCTACCGCGTCTTCGCCTTGGGCAGTGCTCCCGGTTTCGGTTATCTGCACGGTCTCGATCCGCGCATCTACATGCCGCGAAAGACCGTACCTTCGCTGAAGATGCCGAAGGGCTGCGTGACCATCGGCGGCATGCAGACCGGCGTCGCCATGCTCACAGGTCCGAATGGCTGGAATTCCATCGGCTTCGCGACACTTGAGATGTTCGACCCCACGTCGCCGACCCCCGCCACGATGGCGCCGGGAGATACGGTGCGGTTCCTGCCGGCAGGGATTGAGCTATGA
- a CDS encoding 5-oxoprolinase subunit PxpA — translation MKIDLNSDMGEGFGPYRLCDDEAMMKLVSSANIACGFHGGDPDTMGRMVRLAKLNGVGIGAHPGLPDRPGFGRREIPFPADELRQQMLYQLGALMAIAKAEGVTVSHISFHAAMGNMVNRDPVLADLMMDAIATVDAGLVVFVTHGSEIQQAARRARLKTLALFLADRAYDGGGKLVARGLAGAVIKDEAAVRARVRQFLLEGTVETIDGAVIAMPARSILVHSDTPGALELAGIVRGEIEATGAALAPAAELAD, via the coding sequence ATGAAGATCGATCTGAATTCCGACATGGGCGAAGGATTCGGTCCCTACCGGCTGTGCGACGACGAAGCGATGATGAAACTTGTCTCGTCGGCCAACATCGCCTGCGGTTTCCATGGCGGCGACCCGGATACGATGGGACGCATGGTCCGGCTTGCGAAGCTGAACGGCGTCGGCATCGGCGCGCATCCCGGTTTGCCTGATCGGCCGGGTTTCGGTCGGCGCGAAATACCGTTTCCGGCAGACGAGCTTCGCCAGCAGATGCTCTATCAGCTCGGCGCACTGATGGCGATCGCCAAAGCCGAGGGTGTCACTGTCTCCCATATCAGCTTCCACGCGGCCATGGGCAATATGGTCAACCGCGATCCTGTGCTGGCCGACCTGATGATGGATGCGATCGCCACGGTCGATGCTGGTCTCGTCGTCTTCGTGACCCATGGCAGCGAGATTCAGCAGGCGGCCAGACGCGCGCGTTTGAAGACGCTGGCGCTTTTCCTTGCGGACCGGGCCTATGACGGCGGCGGAAAACTCGTCGCGCGCGGGCTCGCTGGCGCCGTCATCAAGGACGAAGCCGCGGTGCGTGCGCGTGTGCGACAATTCCTGCTCGAAGGAACCGTCGAGACAATCGACGGAGCGGTGATCGCGATGCCGGCCCGCTCCATTCTCGTCCACAGCGACACGCCCGGCGCCCTCGAGCTTGCCGGCATCGTGCGCGGCGAGATCGAAGCCACGGGTGCTGCGCTAGCGCCTGCGGCCGAACTCGCCGACTGA
- a CDS encoding LacI family DNA-binding transcriptional regulator, protein MNKNKDVVGEEPSGALMADVARLAGVAISTVSRALANPGRVNEKTRARINAAARQLGYTPNAMARGLRVGKSNIIMIILPGSLYYGASQVIPQVLQSINQSLIQGGYNLMIANLDRDEISERHILDLAFGGSVRGAIILSSKLPEVDGRSLANSGLPIVSMLLDMSDAGLQSVVTNDREAVRDVTAELIRLGHRRFFYLAGPEGNYHDVERYGGVLEALEAAGLSEEAVHRSGGHLDYQHGFDIGVQAADDFAELTEKPTAVIATSDDMAISFVSRVQRTGVRIPGDLSVVSFDGSPVCEFCSPPLSTIKQPVEEMGRAAVDLLLDAIDQRQNTAAVRTVIRSSLILRESIGPTKS, encoded by the coding sequence ATGAATAAAAACAAGGATGTGGTGGGAGAGGAGCCATCGGGTGCATTGATGGCCGATGTCGCGCGGCTCGCCGGCGTTGCGATATCGACAGTCAGCCGGGCGCTCGCCAATCCCGGCCGAGTCAACGAGAAGACGCGCGCCAGGATCAATGCCGCAGCCAGGCAACTGGGCTATACGCCGAACGCGATGGCGCGCGGCCTCAGGGTCGGCAAATCCAACATCATCATGATCATTCTGCCGGGATCGCTCTACTATGGTGCTTCCCAGGTCATTCCGCAGGTGCTGCAGAGTATCAATCAATCGCTGATCCAGGGCGGCTACAACCTGATGATTGCCAACCTCGATCGCGACGAGATTTCCGAACGGCATATCCTCGACCTCGCCTTCGGCGGCAGCGTACGCGGGGCCATCATCCTGTCGTCGAAGCTTCCGGAGGTCGACGGGCGCTCGCTGGCCAATTCCGGTCTGCCGATCGTGTCGATGCTGCTCGACATGAGCGATGCCGGCCTGCAGAGCGTCGTGACGAACGACCGCGAAGCCGTGCGCGACGTTACTGCCGAACTGATCCGATTGGGTCATCGGCGGTTTTTCTATCTTGCAGGGCCTGAAGGCAATTATCACGATGTCGAGCGTTACGGCGGCGTGCTCGAGGCGCTCGAGGCGGCAGGATTGTCCGAGGAGGCGGTGCATCGCTCGGGTGGTCATCTCGATTATCAGCACGGCTTCGACATTGGTGTCCAGGCGGCGGATGATTTCGCCGAGTTGACCGAGAAACCGACAGCCGTCATCGCGACCAGCGACGACATGGCCATTTCATTCGTCAGCCGTGTCCAGCGGACAGGCGTGCGCATTCCCGGTGATCTGTCCGTCGTCTCTTTCGACGGCTCCCCGGTCTGCGAATTCTGCTCGCCGCCGCTCTCGACGATCAAGCAGCCGGTGGAAGAGATGGGGCGCGCAGCGGTGGATCTTCTGCTCGACGCCATTGACCAGCGGCAGAATACGGCGGCGGTTCGCACCGTCATCCGAAGCAGCCTGATCTTGCGGGAGAGCATCGGCCCCACGAAGAGCTGA
- a CDS encoding acetyl-CoA carboxylase biotin carboxyl carrier protein encodes MSAIDFSDPATIALLTEALTAAGVDGLEISRPGGQLRIVVAGKGGARISSTEATPGAPGLAPGSASAVVKAPMAGRFCVEHPAAFATPQKLPRSVSDADIVGFVGVGHILLPLRAGRSGILTRLLAEPGALVGFGDPLFEIELQS; translated from the coding sequence ATGAGCGCGATCGATTTCAGCGATCCGGCGACGATTGCATTGCTCACCGAGGCGTTGACGGCCGCCGGTGTGGACGGACTTGAAATCTCCCGACCGGGCGGACAGCTTCGCATCGTCGTCGCCGGAAAAGGCGGCGCCCGGATCAGCTCGACCGAAGCGACTCCCGGGGCTCCCGGTTTGGCTCCCGGCTCCGCATCCGCCGTCGTAAAGGCGCCGATGGCCGGCCGCTTCTGCGTCGAACACCCGGCCGCTTTCGCCACGCCGCAAAAACTGCCGCGCTCCGTATCCGATGCGGATATCGTCGGCTTCGTCGGGGTAGGGCATATCCTGCTTCCTCTTCGCGCCGGCCGTTCCGGTATTTTGACCAGGCTGCTCGCCGAGCCTGGTGCGCTGGTCGGCTTCGGTGATCCTCTGTTCGAAATCGAGCTCCAGTCATGA
- a CDS encoding type II toxin-antitoxin system Phd/YefM family antitoxin, with amino-acid sequence MTITTLSSRELNHDVSNAKKAARKGPVIITDRGKPSHVLLTYEEFQRLSGRSQSLVDGLSMPGLSEINFMPSRVEIKTRGVDLS; translated from the coding sequence ATGACCATTACGACACTTTCCAGCCGTGAACTCAATCACGACGTCAGCAATGCCAAGAAAGCCGCCAGAAAAGGGCCAGTCATCATCACTGACCGCGGCAAACCTTCCCATGTCCTTCTGACATACGAGGAATTTCAGCGTCTTTCCGGTAGGAGCCAAAGCTTGGTCGATGGGCTTTCCATGCCGGGCCTGTCGGAAATTAATTTCATGCCGTCGCGGGTCGAGATCAAAACCCGCGGAGTTGACCTGTCTTGA
- a CDS encoding sugar phosphate isomerase/epimerase family protein, which yields MATDRLRFGVDLVTFFHPGFWGVDSHEAIVVYARAERRAFWDKILDSVQASGVAGVELTFSPFNWQDAIKTYGSVDAFAAELARRGLTLCSGFFAELEAAGDFAEPEAQRALIDKAERYADFLKACGSDIMVIGAPLRQTLGAQPVQFYNFDRAKVIADFLNRLGATLYARGVRLALHTEAHSIFAAARDVDLMMLLTDPAYVHMCPDTAHIIVAGSDPVQLVDRHHERMIIAHWKDAIGPMPADTPIDKHIHERHQPYFCSFGLGRVDWPAWIRLLRDRAYEGWAILELDAAPDPVRDIANGLTLVRQALLPIYR from the coding sequence ATGGCTACTGACAGGCTGCGCTTCGGTGTCGATCTCGTGACATTCTTTCATCCCGGCTTCTGGGGCGTCGACAGCCATGAGGCGATCGTCGTCTATGCCCGCGCCGAGCGCCGTGCCTTCTGGGACAAGATTCTCGACAGCGTCCAGGCCTCCGGCGTTGCCGGTGTCGAGCTGACCTTCTCTCCCTTCAACTGGCAGGACGCCATCAAGACCTATGGTTCCGTCGACGCCTTTGCAGCCGAACTGGCAAGACGCGGCCTGACGCTGTGCAGTGGCTTCTTCGCGGAACTGGAGGCGGCCGGCGATTTCGCTGAGCCCGAGGCCCAGCGCGCGCTGATCGACAAGGCGGAACGATATGCCGACTTCCTGAAAGCCTGCGGCAGCGACATCATGGTGATCGGCGCGCCGCTGCGCCAGACGCTCGGCGCCCAGCCGGTGCAATTCTACAATTTCGACCGCGCCAAAGTGATTGCCGATTTTCTGAACCGGCTTGGTGCGACCCTCTATGCCAGGGGCGTGCGGCTGGCGCTGCACACCGAGGCGCACTCGATCTTTGCCGCCGCGCGCGATGTCGATCTGATGATGCTTTTGACCGATCCGGCCTATGTGCATATGTGCCCGGACACGGCCCATATCATCGTTGCCGGCTCCGATCCCGTCCAACTCGTCGATCGCCATCACGAGCGCATGATCATCGCTCACTGGAAGGATGCGATCGGCCCGATGCCCGCCGATACGCCGATCGACAAGCACATCCATGAACGCCACCAGCCCTATTTCTGCAGCTTCGGCCTCGGACGGGTCGACTGGCCGGCCTGGATCCGGCTGCTGCGCGACCGGGCCTATGAAGGCTGGGCGATCCTCGAACTCGATGCCGCGCCCGATCCCGTCCGCGACATCGCCAACGGGCTCACGCTCGTCCGGCAGGCGCTCCTGCCGATCTATCGCTGA
- a CDS encoding acetyl-CoA carboxylase biotin carboxyl carrier protein codes for MDLSKIKTLIDFVGRSNIAELTVTEKDVTVRIFRTSPGQEAAAEPAQKAGSTTSFADDAGYDASSRLEKTSYAVKAPVFGVLHRTPAPGEPPFIAIGDEVEEGQTLFIIEAMKVFNTIAAPRSGRITHLTEIDEGEVETGDLLAEIA; via the coding sequence ATGGACCTCTCGAAGATCAAGACGCTGATCGACTTTGTCGGACGATCGAACATTGCCGAGCTGACCGTGACCGAAAAGGACGTGACGGTTCGGATTTTCCGCACGTCGCCGGGTCAGGAGGCTGCTGCCGAGCCCGCGCAAAAGGCAGGATCGACGACGAGCTTTGCCGATGATGCCGGCTACGATGCGTCGTCGAGGCTCGAGAAAACTTCCTATGCGGTGAAGGCGCCTGTCTTCGGCGTTCTGCACCGGACCCCGGCACCCGGGGAACCGCCATTCATTGCAATCGGTGACGAGGTGGAGGAGGGGCAGACGCTTTTCATCATCGAGGCGATGAAGGTCTTCAACACGATCGCTGCGCCGCGGTCAGGGCGCATTACGCACCTCACCGAAATCGACGAGGGCGAGGTCGAGACCGGCGATCTGCTGGCGGAGATTGCCTGA
- a CDS encoding type II toxin-antitoxin system VapC family toxin yields the protein MSYLLDTNVISELRKIGDGKVDPEVVAWIKTANASDFYLSAMTILELERGVLAVQRRDARQGSRLRTWLDDHVRPQFAGRILPIDDAIATRCAHLHISDRRNEADALIAATALVHNLTVVTRNVRDFDGTGVVIVDPWQGQAM from the coding sequence TTGAGTTATCTGCTGGATACGAATGTCATTTCCGAACTGCGCAAGATTGGTGACGGTAAGGTTGATCCGGAAGTCGTGGCATGGATCAAAACGGCAAACGCTTCTGATTTTTATCTCTCTGCAATGACCATTCTCGAATTGGAACGGGGCGTGCTTGCTGTCCAACGACGCGATGCCCGGCAGGGTTCACGCCTGCGTACATGGCTTGATGATCACGTGCGTCCGCAGTTCGCCGGCCGGATACTGCCGATCGATGATGCCATCGCAACGCGCTGCGCGCATCTGCATATTTCCGACCGGCGCAACGAGGCAGATGCGCTAATTGCTGCCACTGCACTGGTGCACAATCTTACCGTGGTCACGCGAAACGTGAGAGATTTCGACGGCACCGGTGTCGTCATTGTCGATCCTTGGCAGGGTCAAGCAATGTAG
- a CDS encoding biotin-dependent carboxyltransferase family protein, whose amino-acid sequence MIEIIESGPFNTVQDLGRPGYRDIGVSASGAMDPLAVRIGNILVGNDESAAAIEVQTFPFSLRFERRVVFAVTGADGNPHLNGSELLSWCAYLAEPGQVLELKQPPRLARSYISLGGGLDIPVVMGSQSTSLRGGFGGNAGRPLAKGDRIAVGEDAEIAMLPASGIAVVEPAVALRDVFPAAVDGTLPIRALPAGEHDLFAGDGEAFWSQTWRISSRSDRTGYRLSGEPITPTASIEMRSHGVVPGVIQVPPGGEPIVQMSDANTAGGYPKIAGVIECDLWRLGQARIGARLTFVRSTHAEARMVEQAVAGYVEDVRQTSRMVKRALKAMA is encoded by the coding sequence ATGATCGAGATCATCGAAAGCGGCCCGTTCAACACAGTGCAGGATCTTGGCCGCCCCGGCTATCGCGACATCGGCGTATCGGCGAGCGGCGCGATGGATCCGCTTGCGGTCCGGATCGGCAACATTCTCGTCGGCAATGACGAAAGTGCGGCCGCGATAGAGGTGCAGACCTTCCCGTTCAGTCTGCGTTTCGAGCGGCGCGTGGTCTTTGCCGTGACCGGTGCAGACGGCAATCCTCATCTCAACGGATCGGAACTGCTTTCCTGGTGCGCCTACCTCGCGGAGCCCGGACAGGTTCTCGAGCTGAAGCAGCCTCCGCGGCTGGCGCGCTCCTATATTTCGCTCGGAGGCGGGCTGGATATCCCCGTTGTCATGGGTTCGCAAAGCACGTCGCTCCGCGGCGGTTTCGGGGGCAATGCCGGCCGACCTTTGGCGAAGGGCGATCGGATCGCGGTCGGCGAGGACGCAGAGATCGCCATGCTGCCGGCCTCTGGGATCGCCGTCGTCGAACCGGCCGTGGCGCTACGCGATGTCTTCCCGGCTGCTGTCGACGGCACGCTGCCGATCCGCGCGCTGCCGGCCGGCGAGCACGATCTTTTTGCCGGCGATGGCGAGGCCTTCTGGAGCCAGACCTGGAGGATTTCCTCCCGAAGCGACCGGACGGGCTACCGCCTGTCCGGCGAGCCCATCACGCCGACGGCGTCCATCGAGATGCGCTCCCACGGTGTCGTGCCCGGCGTGATCCAGGTTCCGCCCGGCGGCGAACCGATCGTGCAGATGAGCGATGCCAACACCGCCGGCGGATATCCGAAGATCGCCGGCGTGATCGAATGCGATCTCTGGCGGCTCGGCCAAGCCCGGATCGGCGCCCGCCTGACGTTCGTTCGCTCGACGCATGCGGAGGCGCGCATGGTGGAACAGGCTGTCGCCGGCTATGTCGAGGACGTCAGGCAGACATCCCGAATGGTCAAGCGCGCCTTGAAGGCGATGGCCTAA